Within the Kineosporia corallincola genome, the region ACGTGGGTCCAGCGGCGGTCGCTGTTCACCTCGAAGGTGTTCGCGGTGTCACCCTTGAGCGGCACCTGGGGCAGGATCGTGGTCCAGGCGCTCTCCGGCAGGTCCTGCGCCACCGGGTAACCCTCGCTCGCCGTCGCCTCGATCGAGGCGAAAGGCGGGTAGTTGCCGCGGAAGTGAGCGGTGTCGACGACCACCGAGCGGACGATGCCGGGGATGCCCAGCCGCACGATCGCGAAGTCGTGGCCCGGCCGGTCCGCCGGGTCGCGCCGGCGGCGGGTCTCCCAGCCGTCGTAGATCTTCCCGTCCGGGCCGTAGGTGTGCACCTGGTAGGCGGAGGGCTCGGGACGGATCAGGTTGCGCCGGTCGGCGAACAGCTGGTCGTTCGCATACACCACCCGCCCGCCGACGTTGCTGCACGCGAGATCGGTCAGCCCGCCCAGTTGTTCGGCCATGCCATTCACTCCCAAATCAATAGTGGACGACGAAACCCCCGGCTCGATCACACGTCGCCCCTGCGCAGAAGCCTCCCACGCGGCGGCGCCGTCAGGTCGATCGGTTCCCCGCCCAGCCAGGTCTCACGCACGACCCCGGCCAGGGCCATTCCGTCGTACGGAGTAATCGGGTGCCGGTGCTCCAGATCCGCCGCCGACACCACGGCCGCCTCGTCCGGCGCGAACAGGCACAGGTCGGCGTCGTAGCCCAGGGCGATCCGGCCCTTGCGGGTCAGCCCGGCCTGGTTGGCGGTGCGGGCGGACATCCACTCGGCCACGTCGGTCAGCGTGAACCCGTGCGTGCGGGCCTGGCTCCAGACCGCGCGCAGGCCGAGCTGGAGCGAGGAGATGCCGCCCCAGGCCACGCCGAAATCGCCGATGTCGAAACGCTTCAGCTCGGGCGTGGAGGGGGAGTGGTCGGTGACGATCGTGTCGATCACCCCGTCGCGCAGCCCCTGCCACAGCTGCTCGCGGTTGGACGACTCGCGGATCGGCGGGCAGCACTTGAACTGGGTGGCGCCGTCCGGGATCGCCTCGGAGGTGAAACTCAGGTAGTGCGGGCAGGTCTCGACGGTGATCAGCACCCCGTCGCGTTTGGCCGAGGCCAGCATCGGCAGGGCGTCGGAGCTGGACAGGTGCAGGATGTGCACTCGCGCCCGGGTGTAGCGCGCGGCCTCGATCACCTCGGCGATCGCCATGTTCTCGGCGCCGCGCGGGCGGGAGGCCAGGAACCGGCGGTAGCGCTCGCCGTCGGCCGCCGGGGCCCGGTCGATCGCCTGCGAGTTCTCCGCGTGCACGATCATCAGGGCACCGAAGTCCTGCATCGTGCCCAGGTACTGCTCCAGCTCGGCCGACGAGAGCGGCTGGAACTCGTCCACACCGGAGTGCAGCAGGAAGCACTTGAACCCGAACACCCCGGCGTCGTGCAGCGGCCGCAGCTGCCCCAGGTTGCCCGGCACCGCGCCGCCCCAGAAACCGATGTCGACGAAAACCGCTCCGTCGGCCGCCTTTCGCTTGATCTCCAGCGCCTCCACGGTGGTGGTGGCCGGGATCGAGTTCAGCGGCATGTCGATCACCGTGGTGACCCCGCCGGCCGCCGCGGCCCGGGTGGCGGTGGCGAAGCCCTCCCACTCGGTGCGGCCCGGCTCGTTGATGTGCACGTGCGTGTCGACCAGGCCGGGCATCAGCACCACGTCGTCGCCGAGCTCGATCACCCGCTCCGCCCGCAGATCGGCGTCGAGCGGCTCGATCGCCACGATCGTGCCGTCTTTGACACCGATCGAGCGGGCCGACTCACCCACCACGGTGATCACCCGCGGTGCCTTGAAAACCGTGTCCAGCATCGCGAACTCCTGTCAGCGCTTGGCGAGGACCAGCAGGGCCGGACGGTCCAGCCCGGTGAGCGAGGCCACCTCGGCGTCGTCGCAGGCCCCGCACTCCACGGCACGCAGCACCGCGTTCGCCAGGGCCTGGGCGGTGGCCGGCTCGTCCATCACGCCCGAGGCGGCCTTGTCGGTGTAGGCGCGCAACCGGGCGGCACTGGGCGCCAGCTGCGAACGGTAGAACACGTAGGTGGCCGCGAACCGGCTGACCAGATGCCCCGGGTGCAGGTCCCAGCCCTGGTAGAGCGCGCCTTCCAGGGCCCGGCGCACCAGCCGGGCGTGCAGCGTCCAGGCGCTCGCGACCTGGTCGGCGGTGCCGACCGGGATCACGTTGGTGGAGCCGTCGCTGACCCGCACACCGGTCTGCGCGGCGGCCAGCTGCATCACCGCCTTGGCGTGGTCGGCCAGCGGGTGCTCCAGCGACTGGTACCCGGCCACCACCCCGGCCGCGGCGCTGAAATCGTAGGTGCCGTAGTGCAGTCCCTCGCACCGGTCGGCCGCGGCGTGCACCAGGCGGGCCACCGCGGCGGTGCCGTCGGGCGCGTAGACGGCCTGCGGCACCTCGATCTGGAGCTCCAGCCGCAGCGCCCCGTCGGCCAGCCCGAG harbors:
- the allB gene encoding allantoinase AllB, whose amino-acid sequence is MDTVFKAPRVITVVGESARSIGVKDGTIVAIEPLDADLRAERVIELGDDVVLMPGLVDTHVHINEPGRTEWEGFATATRAAAAGGVTTVIDMPLNSIPATTTVEALEIKRKAADGAVFVDIGFWGGAVPGNLGQLRPLHDAGVFGFKCFLLHSGVDEFQPLSSAELEQYLGTMQDFGALMIVHAENSQAIDRAPAADGERYRRFLASRPRGAENMAIAEVIEAARYTRARVHILHLSSSDALPMLASAKRDGVLITVETCPHYLSFTSEAIPDGATQFKCCPPIRESSNREQLWQGLRDGVIDTIVTDHSPSTPELKRFDIGDFGVAWGGISSLQLGLRAVWSQARTHGFTLTDVAEWMSARTANQAGLTRKGRIALGYDADLCLFAPDEAAVVSAADLEHRHPITPYDGMALAGVVRETWLGGEPIDLTAPPRGRLLRRGDV
- a CDS encoding DUF6986 family protein; the protein is MFDDAFWSEIDALLAPADAQAARFTGEATTRQPVHTVYVPADQFTAATATQWGETALALLTEHAPGPGSLATATGLPGDLLDDVYPRLVAKLGSQPIEDLRIDFEDGYGLRPSDEEDAAATAAGVALAELARRPEAPLLTGTRIKGLQPSTRRRGLRTLELLLSSAVSHGGLPARFVVTLPKVAHVAEVQAGVRVLEHLESALGLADGALRLELQIEVPQAVYAPDGTAAVARLVHAAADRCEGLHYGTYDFSAAAGVVAGYQSLEHPLADHAKAVMQLAAAQTGVRVSDGSTNVIPVGTADQVASAWTLHARLVRRALEGALYQGWDLHPGHLVSRFAATYVFYRSQLAPSAARLRAYTDKAASGVMDEPATAQALANAVLRAVECGACDDAEVASLTGLDRPALLVLAKR